The Lycium ferocissimum isolate CSIRO_LF1 unplaced genomic scaffold, AGI_CSIRO_Lferr_CH_V1 ctg6085, whole genome shotgun sequence region tgaatattgaacTTTTCTCTCTAGTTGACTTGTCAGGATTTGGTGGACTCTAATTGTACAACCTTGTTTTGATTATTCAATTTGCGAGGATTGTtattctcttgaggattgttGCATAAGATAGGTGCTCGGAtccttttggaaggtaactaggactagttcttctagttattgtccaattgtttatcaattctgtcttcttttctatcttgtctttattttcttgcatcatttggtatcagaatCCGATCATAGATATGTCCCTACAAATCTAGTTGTTTTGTGTCaaactttattaaaaaaaaataaaaaaaaataaaaaataataataataataataataataataataattaataaaaaaatcttgCTTGGACGAATTTCTTACTGTTCTTAGGGTTTAAACTTCTTGATCATTgttgttttggatgaaatttGTGTTACTTGGAgtatttgggtgttcttgaCCTATTGTTGAATCTGATTTTTgtgtttgaagacttgtgtTCTTGGATGTTCATACGTTCGAAGAAGTTTATATTGTGTTTTTAAAGTCTCTGATCGTGCCATTAGTTTAGGTAATGTGGGTGATCCGTGGTGATATTTGGAAACTAGACCGCAGATGGTTGTTTTGGTATATCATTTCTAGTGTTTTGAATACTTGTTTTCTTgagtgttcatgaattttatgaatGTTAAAaattgtgttcttgataattTCTTGCTTCCTGACTATGTTTGATCTAATTTTTGTGATAAGTTAAGCTTTCAAGGTGTTAGGGAGTGTGAAAGCTGTATTACAAGTCAAAGGGACTAGTGAAGAGTTAATTCCTAAGGAGTTGGTGCATTGAACCCCTCCAAAAAGCGGAGAAGGGGGTTGCACTCATTAGGGGAAGTCAAAATCAGTTTGGGGTGTGTGAAAGGGTGTAGAGGCAAGTAAATGGTCAGACCATTAATTGACCTATTGAAGTTCGAGTCAATTCTTGGGATGACCCCAAAGGTCACCCAGAAAAGCGTCAAGTTCTAATCACCTCTTTGGGAAAGTGAGAGATCAAGTGTGCAAGTCCACAGTAATCTTTTGGGAAGGCAGAGGGCTATCATTGAATCTTGTGGTAATTAAATTCAAGACAAGTTGGTAGGAGATCAAAATAAGGCTGGAAATTTGCCTCTGCGTTTTAGGGGTTGGGAAGCTTCCCAATCCTTTCTTTGTGACATAACTTCAAGCTAGTATCCATGAGTAATTACCTACTCAAAGTTTACTGTACTTCGAGCTATAACTTCTTTCGTGCTAATTCTTTTCAAACTTTTCTAGTTTTGATTCGTAGTGAATTTTTTGACTCAAGTGCGCCACATTTAAAGGAGTCGTCCGACTATAGATTCCCGTAAACTCACTCTATTCCCGAAGAGGTAGCCTCTTTTGTCTACTCAAGTGATCAAAAAGGAGTTGGTCAATTCCGAGAAAGCCAATTACAACAAGTCTGAGTGAACCAAACCTTTACTAATTCTGAGTGAACCGAGCGCCACTCAAATAAAGTAAGGGAGTTAGTAAGGTGATTTCTAACCTTAACCCATTTCTTTAAGCTTTGTTGTGCAGGTACAATGGCGGGAGATGAAATTGTTGTGGAGGCACAAGGAGGATTGACTATAGCTAACCTTGTGGTGGCAATGAACAACATGACCGCTCAGTTGACGGCTAAGATAGACAGAGTGGAAATAAGGATGCAAGCCCTTGAACAAGGGGAGCACCATTGGTTCCGGGGACAACGGGTTCTAGTACAATACCCACCGTAGCAATTTAATGAGTGACCCGTCAACAAAGAATGAGGAAGAAGTTCGCCCGTAATGCTCATGCTATGGGAATTCCTCAAGTTCCTAGAGTTCAAAATCACATGCCAGGATCCTCATATTCAAGTGCAAGTACCTCTTATGAGGGAGGAGAAATTTGGTCCAAGTTGATGAAAATGTTGAGGTCCATGACTTAGAACAAGCTGAATACGAGTTTGATCAACAGTATGTTCGGAGAGCCCAAGAACAAAGGGGCCAAAGGAGATATAGAGGAAGAGGAGGTCGAGGAGCATATGTTGGGAGAAATCTTGAGCATGACTATGGCAACCATTATGATTATCTGAATTTGGTCCGAGAGAATCAAGCTAGAAGGGATACTAATCTTAATAATGTCAAGATCACTATTCCACCATTTAAAGGAACTAGTGATCTAAACAAGTACATCGATTGGAAGATTGATTGAGAGAATATTTGACACAAATGAACTTTCGGAGGAGCGAAAAGCGGTTTATGCCATTGCCTCTTTTGAAGGCTATACTTCTATACATGGTAGGAATCATAAAAGCGAGTTCGGAGTAGACATGGTTTACCGGAACATCTTACTTGGGGACAATTGAAACATGTCATAGATGCTAAGTATGTCAACGCCAAGCATCGTCAAGAGCAACTCAGAAGGCTTTATGAATTTAAGCGGGGTTCTAAGACCGTGTGTTGAGTTCTATGATGAGTTTGAGAAAGCAAGAATGGCTCTTGATCTTGAAGAAGACGAGAACAACTTATCATCCGATTCAAAGCCGGGTTGAACCATAAATCTCATCTCAATCGTAAGGTTACTCACTTTCTATACTCTTGATAAGGTGTTCCAAGTGGCTATAGAGGCGAGAAAAAGGGGTCAGGAGGACAAGACATTCAGATCGAGAGGAAGTGCTAATACTACTCCATGGAGTAGGGGTAGATTTGAAGAGTCAAGTTCGAGTGCTAGCTATGATGTTAAAAGGCCACTTGAAAAGAGTCCAACCAAATCTAAACAAAGGACTCACGAAGGTAAAGCTCAACTCAATTCTCCTAGTGCTTCATCTATTCAATGTCATAAATGTAGGGGATATGGGCATATGGCCACAGTGTGCCCTAGAGGACCATGCTTACTCTTAATGATGGCACGGTTTAAGAACAAGAAAGTGAACCAGAAGATAGCAATGAAAAATAACTTGATCATGATCTTGAGAAGCCGGAAGGAGAAGAGAAGGATGATGCGCCGAAATGTTTCTTGTGGTGCGAAAGAAACTTGAGCACTATAAGCTTGGAGAGTGAAGATGCAAAGGAGAATCTTTTTCATGCTAGGTGTAGGGTATAGGGAAGGTTTGTTCATTGATTGTGGATGGAGGAAGTTGTGCTAATGTTGCTAGCCAAACTTTGGTTGATCAATTGAAACCGCCTACATTGAAACATTCCCGGCCCTACCGATTCAATGGCTCAATGAGTGGGTGAATTGCGAGTTACAACGCAGGTTTTGGTTAAGTTCAAGATAGGAGCTTACCAAGATGAGGTAAAATGTGATGTGGTACCAATGCAAGCATGCCATTTACTTTTGGGAAGGCCGTGGCAATATGACAGAGTTGCAATTCATGATGGCCGAGCCAACACATATGCGATTCAAAGTGAAGGTAAGAGTCTCATACTCAAGCCTTGGTCACCAAAGCAAGTGATAGAGGATTATCATCGGATGAAGGAGTTGAAGAAAGCAGCTAAAGGTAAGGCTAGTATTGTGACTGATCCTAAGTCCACATCACCACCGCTGGgtaacgaaaaggtatgtgcaATCATGCAACCGGGAGAGTACTTCAAAGGTAACGATGAAAACAAAATGATGATTTGCCTAGTGCATAAAGGTATTCTCTTGAGTGATAGTGATGATTTGTCTAATGCTAATCAATTTTCAAGTTTTGTTGCGAACCTTTGGCACGATTTTGTGGATTTATTTCCCGAGGAGATGCCAAGCGGTCTGCCTCCCTTAAGAGGAATTGAGCATCAAATAGATTTGAGCCTGGATCCCAAAGTCCGAACAAACCAGCCTATAGGTGTGATCCGAAAGACACCAAGGAACTCCAAAGGCAGGTTGATGAGCTTTTAAGCAAGGGGTTGGTGCGGGAAAGTTTGAGTCTGTGCGCCGTTTCGATCATACTTATGCCAAAGAAAGACGGAACGTGGAGAATGTGTGTCGATTGTAGAGCCGTCAATAAGATCATGGTAAAGTATCGTCATCCTATTCCTAGGTTAGACGACATGTTAGATGAGTTAAGTGGTTCTTGTTGGTTTTCTAAAATTGATATTAGGTCCGGCTACCATCAAATCCGGATGAAACCGAGTGATGAATGGAAGACcgcattcaagaccaagtttggtcTCTATGATTGGTTAGTGATGCCATTTGGCCTCTCTAACGCGCCGTGTACTTTCATGAGATGGATGAATCATGTGCTTAAACCATTCATAAATAggtttgttgtggtttatttTAATGACATTCTTGTGTATAGTAAAACTGTGGATGAACATGTTGATCACTTAAGGCAAGCCTTTGATGTtttgagaaaagagaaattgtatgctaatcAAAAAGTGTGCCTTTTGTGTTGAACGTGTTGTTTTTCTTGGTTTTGTTGTGAGTGCTAGTGGAGTTGAGGTCGATGAGTCAAAAGTAGAAGCAATTAGGGATTGGCCTACCCCGTCTAGTGTTACTCAAGTGAGATGTTTTCATGGGTTGGCTAGTTTTTATAGGAGGTTTGTGAAAGACTTTAGCACTATAGCAGCGCCTTTGACTGAGTTGATAAAGAAAGAACAACCGTTTATTTGGGAAGAGTCCCAAGAGAGAGCATTTAAGGAGTTGAAACATAGGCTTAGTTACGCTCTATTGTTACAACTACCCTACTTTAGTAAGACCTTTGAGATTGAGTGTGATGCTTCAGGGGTCGGGATAGGTGGAGTACTAATGCAGGAGGGGAAGCCTATAGCTTTTTTTAGTGAGAAACTTAAGGGGGCAGCTTTAAACTATTCCACATATGATAAAGAGTTGTTCGCCTTAGTGATACCTTTAGCCCATTGGCAGCATTACTTGTCGCCGAAAGAGTTTGTGATTAGAAGTGACCATGAGTCTTTGAAACATCTTAGAGGCCAAGAGAAGCTGAATAAGAGACATGCTAAGTGGATTGAGTTCATGGAGAGGTTTCCCTATGTGATTCATTACAAGAGAGGGAAAGAGAATGTAGTGGCCGATGCCTTATCTAGGAAGTTTTCCGTAGCTACCACTTTGATTTCTAGACTTTTAGGATTTGAGAGCATAAAGTCTATGTTTGAGCACGATCCTAAATTTAAGAGCATTCGTGAGGATCTAGTGAGTGGGAAGCGGGTAGAGAAATATCAGTGGCATGATGGCTATCTTTTTAAGAAGAGGAGGGTATGCATACCCATGTCCTCGTGGAGGGAGTTACTGATTCGTGAGACACATTGTGGAGGTTTGATGGGTCATTTTGGGGTGGATAAGACCTTAGGTATTCTTGAGAAGTACTTATTTTAGCCTAAGATAAGGCGAGATGTGATGTAATTTTATGGTGCTTGTTTGGAATGTAAGCGAGCTAAGTCTAGGTCCAGTCCCCTCGGTTTGTATACCCATTTACCAGTTCCTACTAGCTCACGGATTGATATATCTATGGATTTTGTTATGGGTTTACCTCGT contains the following coding sequences:
- the LOC132045176 gene encoding uncharacterized protein LOC132045176, coding for MAGDEIVVEAQGGLTIANLVVAMNNMTAQLTAKIDRVEIRMQALEQGEHHWFRGQRVLVLVKFKIGAYQDEVKCDVVPMQACHLLLGRPWQYDRVAIHDGRANTYAIQSEGKSLILKPWSPKQVIEDYHRMKELKKAAKGKASIVTDPKSTSPPLGNEKVCAIMQPGEYFKGNDENKMMICLVHKGILLSDSDDLSNANQFSSFVANLWHDFVDLFPEEMPSGLPPLRGIEHQIDLSLDPKVRTNQPIGVIRKTPRNSKGRLMSF